The window CGTTACCGCTGAAGTCGTCCGCGCCGCCCACGCTCGTGGCGTCAGCGTCGAAGGCGAACTCGGTTGCCTCGGCTCGCTCGAAAGTGGCGAAGGCGAACAAGAAGATGGCCATGGTGCGGTTGGTGAACTGACCCACGATCAATTGCTGACCGATCCCGATGAAGCGAAGCGGTTTGTCGAAGAAACCGGCGTGGACGCGCTCGCCGTCGCCATCGGCACCAGCCACGGAGCCTATAAGTTCACCAAAAAACCAACCGGTGAAGTTTTGGCGATGAGCCGCATTGAAGAAATCCATGCCAAGTTGCCCAACACGCACCTCGTCATGCACGGCAGCAGCAGCGTGCCCCAAGAGCTGCAGGACATCATCAACGAGTATGGTGGCAAGATGAAGCAAACCTATGGCGTACCGGTCGAAGAAATCCAGCGTGGGATCAAGAGCGGCGTGCGTAAGATCAACGTCGATACCGATTGCCGGATGGCAATCACCGGTGCGATTCGCAAGGTATTCGCCGAAGATCCAGGTGCGTTTGATCCTCGCGCTTACCTGAAGCCCGCCCGCACGGCAATGAAGGACGTCTGTGTTGCCCGCATGACAGCGTTCGGTCAAGCCGGCAACGCCTCCAAGCTCCGCAAGTCCCTCGGCGCCACTGCCTGAGTAGTGACCCCGGTTCAAGGTGGCGAAAGCCTTCTATTGACGTCGCCTGCGGTTGTACAGCAACGGCCTGACAACCAAGGCGTGGGGACATGCAGGACACTGGGTGAACGGGAAATCATCGGCAACACTCACCCGATCTTTGCCGGGCGATGCGAG of the Allorhodopirellula heiligendammensis genome contains:
- the fba gene encoding class II fructose-bisphosphate aldolase (catalyzes the reversible aldol condensation of dihydroxyacetonephosphate and glyceraldehyde 3-phosphate in the Calvin cycle, glycolysis, and/or gluconeogenesis) codes for the protein MALVPLRVVLDHAAENNYGVAAFNVNNMEQIQSIMEAAEETDSPVIIQASRGARSYTQDNYLRHLMIAATELYPHIPIVMHQDHGNSPETCLSAIDNGFTSVMMDGSLEADGKTPADYDYNVRVTAEVVRAAHARGVSVEGELGCLGSLESGEGEQEDGHGAVGELTHDQLLTDPDEAKRFVEETGVDALAVAIGTSHGAYKFTKKPTGEVLAMSRIEEIHAKLPNTHLVMHGSSSVPQELQDIINEYGGKMKQTYGVPVEEIQRGIKSGVRKINVDTDCRMAITGAIRKVFAEDPGAFDPRAYLKPARTAMKDVCVARMTAFGQAGNASKLRKSLGATA